A genomic segment from Brienomyrus brachyistius isolate T26 chromosome 9, BBRACH_0.4, whole genome shotgun sequence encodes:
- the LOC125749148 gene encoding low-density lipoprotein receptor class A domain-containing protein 4-like isoform X3 has translation MSLRDHANVTARRVALHSPTLLEKAELEFVQIIIIIVVMTVMVVVIICLLNHYKLSTWSFINRQSQARRQEDSLQPDGCLWPPDSGSRQGAAEVTYAPQSRERFTTPSFMQRDRFSRFQPTYPYLQHEIDLPPTISLSDGEEPPPYQGPCTLQLRDPEQQMELNRESVRAPPNRTIFDSDLIDVHSAGGGPRPPSSNSGISAAHSGSHGRMEGPPPAYSEVMGHYPGYSFFLHQHGNNPPTQGAGRRTTRQGDPESTTAPAKAKDGQREDLV, from the exons ATGTCGCTCAGAGACCACGCGAATGTCACAGCCAGGAGAGTCGCCCTGCACAGCCCCACTCTGCTGGAGAAAG ctgaactggagtttgttcagataattattataattgtgGTGATGACCGTGATGGTAGTCGTGATCATTTGTCTGCTGAACCACTACAAGCTCTCCACCTGGTCCTTCATCAACCGGCAGAGTCAGGCCAGGAGGCAAGAGGACAGTCTGCAACCG GATGGGTGTCTGTGGCCACCAGACAGCGGGTCGCGACAAGGGGCTGCAGAG GTGACGTATGCCCCCCAGTCTCGAGAGAGGTTCACCACACCCTCGTTTATGCAACGGGACAGATTCAGCCGCTTCCAGCCCACTTACCCCTACCTGCAGCACGAGATCGACCTGCCGCCCACCATCTCGCTGTCGGACGgcgaggagccccctccctaCCAGGGCCCTTGCACGCTGCAGCTGCGTGACCCCGAGCAGCAGATGGAGCTCAACAGGGAGTCGGTGCGCGCTCCGCCCAACCGGACCATCTTTGACAGTGACCTGATCGACGTGCACAGCGCTGGGGGCGGGCCACGCCCACCCAGCAGCAACTCTGGCATCAGTGCCGCCCACTCCGGCAGCCACGGCAGGATGGAGGGGCCCCCGCCCGCCTACAGCGAGGTCATGGGCCACTACCCTGGCTATTCCTTCTTTCTTCACCAGCACGGCAATAACCCCCCCACGCAGGGGGCGGGACGCAGGACAACCCGGCAGGGTGACCCCGAAAGCACAACGGCTCCCGCCAAGGCCAAGGATGGCCAGCGGGAAGACCTGGTGTGA
- the fam210ab gene encoding uncharacterized protein C18orf19 homolog B produces the protein MMQRLLSQKILWQAAAMRSVVICPAAREQSAVASALRKRAPCSCWLSTSVTVRTAEKRSPDPKEEAQVAPPTSLAGANPTYQSDSPQMPGSSADADPLQDRSIGLVQRFKKTFKQYGKVMIPVHLLTSCVWFGSFYYAAMQGVNVVQFLEFAGFPEKIVSYLRDSQSGYAITAYAMYKIATPARYTVTLAGTSISVKYLRKHGYLSTPPLVKDYLQDKMEETRERFSEKMEETKERFTEKMEETKELISERMEETKERLSEKMEETKDKFSEKLQETKDRMSFRKKTD, from the exons TGCAGCGTCTCCTGTCCCAGAAGATCTTATGGCAGGCGGCCGCCATGCGGTCTGTGGTCATCTGCCCAGCAGCCCGTGAGCAGTCCGCTGTAGCCTCAGCTTTAAGGAAACGGGCCCCATGCTCGTGTTGGCTGAGCACATCGGTGACAGTCAGGACCGCAGAAAAACGCAGCCCTGACCCTAAAGAAGAAGCCCAGGTTGCTCCGCCCACGAGTCTGGCTGGGGCCAACCCCACCTACCAGTCAGACTCGCCACAGATGCCTGGATCTTCCGCAGACGCAGACCCCCTCCAGGACAGATCCATCGGTCTGGTACAGAGGTTCAAGAAGACCTTCAAACAGTATGGCAAAGTCATGATACCAGTGCATCTTCTGACATCCTGTGTGTGGTTTGGCTCCTTCTACTATGCTGCTATGCA GGGAGTGAACGTGGTCCAGTTTCTGGAGTTTGCTGGATTTCCTGAAAAAATCGTTAGTTATTTAAGGGATTCCCAGAGTGGCTACGCCATCACAGCCTATGCTATGTACAAA ATTGCTACACCAGCCAGGTATACGGTGACGTTGGCCGGAACCTCCATTTCTGTAAAATACCTGCGGAAACACGGGTACCTCTCCACCCCGCCACTTGTCAAAGACTATCTCCAGGACAAGATGGAGGAGACAAGAGAGAGGTTCTCTGAGAAAATGGAGGAGACGAAGGAGAGGTTCACCGAAAAGATGGAGGAGACGAAGGAGCTCATCTCAGAAAGAATGGAGGAGACAAAAGAACGTCTTTCAGAGAAGATGGAAGAGACCAAGGACAAGTTTTCCGAAAAACTGCAGGAAACCAAAGACAGGATGTCCTTCCGAAAGAAAACTGATTAG